CCCGCCGTGGCCATATAAACCTTCACCTCGTGGTAGCCGTAGCTCATCTCCTTGAGCCACTTGCCTATGGTGTCGGATATGACCATGGCGTTCTGGCACATATAAGTGCATAGCTGACAGAGGGCCTGCTCCAACGGCTCAGGGAGGGGAGGGATGTCGTCCCAAGGGATGTGGGTAGCCGGCTTCCACTGCCTCTGGATGGCCTCCTCATAGAGGTCGGCAGCGTGATCGGCCCAAAGCTCGGCCTTCTCATAGATGCTGTACCCCATGGATGGGGAGAGGGGGTTGGGTGCCGCCCCCCGGGGCATCTCCGTCTGCCGCGGCCAGTAGTCGGGGATATCGCCGTAGGAGCCCACGTTGAGGGAGCCCAAGGTAAGCCCTTTCTTGCCGGGCCTGACGCGTATGCCCCATTCCGTCCTGGCGTTCATCCACTCCAGGGTGACAGGAGGGCCTCCCGCCTCGCGGGCCCTCTCCCGCAGGATGACCACACGCTCCATCTGGTCGGCGCGCAGTCCCGACTCCAGGAAATCCTTCACCTGCTGCATGGATAGGCCAGCGCGCACGGCCCTTTTTATGAGCTCCTCTGGCCAGCGACGCTGGCGGGCCAGCTGCTGAACCTCCGGCGGTATGTGCACCTCGCCCCCTGCCCGCACTCGCTCCTGCTCATCTAGGTAGGCGGCCACCTGTTCGGGCTGCGCCCCTGCCCTAATCTGAGCGGCTATCAGGGATGGAGGGAACCCCAGGGCCAGGGCACGGCGCACCAGATCCAGGGGGAAGCCCTTCTCATGGGCTACCTGGGCAAGATCCTCCGGAATCTGCAGCTCCTCACCCATGGCGCACCGCCCAGTGAGGCTCAGCTGTCTAGGAAGGCCCGCAGGGCGGGGCTGAGGCGGTATCGGCGCTCAGGCAGACCAGCCACCTCCAGCCGGTGGACATATTCGTGGACCTGGCGCCGCCGCAGCTGCATGAGCCAGTCGAACCCCTTGTCGATGTTCTTGCGGCCACCACCAGCCAGAACCATGATGGCCTCGTCGAAGACGGGGGAGGCCGCCGAGTGGCCCGACTGTATGTCTAGCGAGAGGGGGCCCTCGATCTTGTCCAGATAGTAATGGATCTCCTCCCGCCGCCAGGGCTGCGTCTCCAAGATGTGCTTGAGGTGCATGACGCCGAAGGCGATGTGGCGGGACTCGTCTTGGGCGCAGAGGCGGAAGATGGTCTTCTCCGCCTCGCTGTAGGCCAAAGCCTCGCCAGAGCGGAAGAGGGTCTGCACCAAGGCCTCGGCGAAGACATGCATGATGGCCGAGAACTCGCTGAAGTCCTGGCACTCCAGGATGATACGCAGCCCGGCCCCCGTGCTCTCCTGCATGAGGCCGCCGCCATTGGCCAGGGCCCGCTTGCGGAACACGTCCAGGTGCCGGGCCTCGTCCATGATCTGAGTCAGGAGGAAGAGCTTTACCTCGTACCACTCGGGGTTAATGCGCTCCAACCACTGGCCTGGAGTGTCGCCGGCGATGAACTCTACCTCCGTAAGGAAGGTGGCGAACTGGCACCAGGCACGCTCTATGTCGTCGGGCAAGGGCTTGAGGGTGTGCCATGGGATGTCAGTGGCCGAGGACCACTGCCGCTGTACAGCTTCCTCATAGAGCAGGCGCACGTTGTCGGCCCATGTCTCGTGTCGCACTGGGTAGTACCAGTTGTGGCGAGCGGCGGCTGGGTGCCGCTGCGCCCCCTTGGGGCGGGCGGAATAGTCGTC
The Dehalococcoidia bacterium DNA segment above includes these coding regions:
- a CDS encoding ferritin-like domain-containing protein; translated protein: MDKDMLYKLTHDEDLPPLRLDWLRPEDRARIEATRLRPTRKGLTIEQVEALTETVDVSDDYSARPKGAQRHPAAARHNWYYPVRHETWADNVRLLYEEAVQRQWSSATDIPWHTLKPLPDDIERAWCQFATFLTEVEFIAGDTPGQWLERINPEWYEVKLFLLTQIMDEARHLDVFRKRALANGGGLMQESTGAGLRIILECQDFSEFSAIMHVFAEALVQTLFRSGEALAYSEAEKTIFRLCAQDESRHIAFGVMHLKHILETQPWRREEIHYYLDKIEGPLSLDIQSGHSAASPVFDEAIMVLAGGGRKNIDKGFDWLMQLRRRQVHEYVHRLEVAGLPERRYRLSPALRAFLDS